Proteins encoded together in one Xenopus laevis strain J_2021 chromosome 6L, Xenopus_laevis_v10.1, whole genome shotgun sequence window:
- the cdv3.L gene encoding protein CDV3 homolog B isoform X1 yields MAEPEERSLDDFFAKRDKKKKKDKGGSGSAAGSRGPARPSDGATSSSLSSYVSAAGKGVKKEKSGKSENPDQLQEKEEDEWKEFEQKEVDYSGLRLQSLQISSNEKEDDENENKEEQGADWEESGGFGSDKSSGPWNKTAQAQAPISAVEEAPEPVHTGGVYRPPGARASVTTRKPQGPPEIYSDTQFPSLQATAKHTESRREKEMEKTFEIVKHKNRASNEAAKNPALRLQLDNQYAVLGEQ; encoded by the exons ATGGCTGAACCAGAAGAAAGGAGTCTGGACGACTTTTTCGcgaagagagacaaaaagaagaagaaagataaAGGAGGGTCTGGCAGTGCGGCGGGAAGTCGTGGGCCAGCAAGGCCGTCTGACGGGGCAACTTCATCCTCTTTATCTTCCTATGTGTCCGCAGCAGGGAAAGGCGTAAAGAAGGAAAAGTCTGGCAAGAGCGAGAACCCGGATCAACTACAAGAAAAA gaAGAAGACGAATGGAAAGAATTTGAGCAGAAAGAAGTTGATTACTCTGGCCTTAGGCTTCAGTCTTTACAAATAAG CAGCAATGAAAAAGAAGatgatgaaaatgaaaataaggaaGAACAAGGAGCGGACTGGGAAGAAAGTGGAGGTTTTGGCTCTGACAAGTCATCTGGTCCTTGGAATAAAACGGCTCAGGCCCAGGCTCCCATAAGTGCTG TTGAAGAAGCGCCAGAGCCTGTCCATACTGGTGGTGTATATCGACCTCCTGGGGCCAGAGCCTCTGTGACAACACGAAAACCACAGGGTCCACCCGAAATTTATAGTGATACACAGTTTCCATCGCTTCAAGCCACTGCCAAACACACAGAGTCCCGCAG GGAAAAAGAAATGGAGAAGACTTTTGAAATAGTAAAGCATAAAAATCGCGCAAGTAACGAAGCAGCCAAGAACCCAGCCCTCCGACTCCAGTTAGACAACCAGTATGCGGTTTTAGGCGAAcaataa
- the LOC121394616 gene encoding palmitoyltransferase ZDHHC20-like — translation MEKQEENYKIIYIDEEKMDKEENNACKRRKSRVLVTLIIGLLVTCYYIFVVELCIFTVPSQELKATFLVMFHILFLLCMWSYLRVVITPPAVPPETFRLSESDKQLYLSEESPEVQEQILSRAAKNLPLYYNIDSKTPIKYCRKCQFIKPDRCHHCTACDICILKVDHHCVFLNNCVGFSNYKFFLLFLLYVPLLLIFTSAVSLYCSILFWTGQVTNMDSKDSVIALFCMSTMFCIIFCYRYIYEHYSLVLMNDTLLEFNEGIHCKYNPYDLGYRKNWRQVFGNKKRYWFIPIFSSLGDGSSFPLGDAKEDIEKNGAIDCQTSK, via the coding sequence ATGGAAAAACAAGAGGAAAAttataagattatatatatagacGAAGAAAAAATGgacaaagaagaaaataatgCATGTAAGAGGAGAAAGAGCAGGGTATTGGTTACACTAATCATCGGGCTCCTTGTTACCTGCTATTACATATTTGTGGTGGAGCTGTGCATATTTACTGTCCCATCACAAGAGTTAAAGGCAACTTTCCTGGTGATGTTCCACATTTTGTTCCTCCTGTGCATGTGGAGTTATCTTCGGGTTGTTATAACGCCTCCAGCCGTCCCTCCTGAAACATTCCGCCTATCGGAGTCTGACAAGCAGCTGTATCTGAGTGAGGAGAGCCCAGAAGTGCAGGAGCAAATCCTCAGCCGTGCGGCCAAAAACTTGCCTTTATATTACAATATAGATTCAAAAACACCAATTAAGTACTGTAGAAAATGCCAATTCATAAAGCCAGACAGGTGCCATCATTGTACAGCGTGTGACATCTGTATACTGAAAGTGGATCATCATTGCGTATTTCTAAACAACTGCGTGGGATTTTCCAACTACAAGTTCTTCCTCCTGTTCCTGCTCTATGTTCCCCTACTGCTTATATTCACTAGTGCAGTGTCCCTTTATTGCTCCATACTGTTCTGGACTGGTCAAGTGACAAACATGGATTCCAAAGACTCAGTCATTGCGCTGTTCTGCATGAGTACAATGTTCTGTATAATCTTTTGTTATCGGTATATTTATGAACATTACTCACTGGTTTTAATGAATGACACTCTTTTAGAGTTTAATGAAGGCATACATTGTAAGTATAATCCCTATGACTTGGGCTACAGAAAGAACTGGAGACAAGTGTTTGGCAATAAAAAGAGATATTGGTTCATCCCAATCTTCAGCAGTTTAGGAGATGGCTCCTCATTCCCACTGGGTGATGCCAAAGAGGACATAGAGAAAAATGGGGCTATTGACTGCCAAACTTCTAAATGA
- the bfsp2.L gene encoding phakinin, with translation MPLPRRRSSILGQQHHYPSAECPTNRRVSISTVSNVPRNPGVYVGSALSSGSSSLGTRVSRRALGISSVFMQGLRTSAPPLSAAQGLDKGRVPAFESLNSCIVEYIDKVRALEQVNRELEDHIRVYLDKKSSTVSSWGSLRYKWENIYHQVGDAVLENARLMLQTENLQACAEDFKERYENEQPFRKAIQEEIRSLYKVIDDANLTKKDLENQIENMKEELALLSKNHEEDVKMLYKQLAGFQLEEMDVPIGTGLDDILETIRTHWEKDIEKNRAETGPLLQTKSAALPAAQGEEEGLAEYIKEEFHDTTCKIQSLQAETESLRTLKRGLENALHDAKHWHDIELQNLGSVITKLEAELEEIKMENEHQERDREQLMASKMHLEKDIAAYHAILDGEENR, from the exons ATGCCTCTACCAAGGCGTAGATCTTCCATTTTGGGGCAACAGCACCACTACCCATCTGCAGAATGTCCAACCAACCGTAGAGTCAGCATTAGCACTGTCAGCAATGTGCCCAGGAATCCTGGAGTATACGTAGGCAGTGCTCTAAGTAGCGGATCCAGCAGCCTTGGTACACGAGTGTCTCGACGAGCCTTGGGCATCAGCAGTGTTTTCATGCAAGGACTGCGCACCTCAGCACCTCCTCTTTCAGCAGCTCAAGGTCTGGATAAAGGAAGGGTCCCAGCTTTTGAGTCTCTGAATAGCTGCATTGTGGAGTACATAGACAAAGTGAGAGCTTTAGAGCAGGTGAACAGAGAGCTGGAGGACCATATAAGAGTCTATCTGGACAAGAAGTCTTCAACTGTCAGCAGCTGGGGGTCTCTCAGGTATAAATGGGAAAATATCTACCATCAG gtaGGGGATGCTGTTCTGGAAAATGCACGATTGATGCTTCAAACAGAAAATTTACAGGCATGTGCTGAAGACTTCAAAGAAAG GTATGAAAATGAGCAGCCATTTCGAAAGGCAATTCAGGAGGAGATCAGATCTTTGTACAAGGTGATTGATGATGCAAACCTGACCAAAAAGGATCTGGAGAATCAGATTGAGAACATGAAGGAAGAGCTGGCTTTGTTGTCAAAGAATCACGAGGAG GATGTAAAGATGCTGTATAAACAGTTGGCTGGATTTCAGCTAGAAGAAATGGATGTGCCAATTGGTACTGGACTTGATGACATCCTGGAAACTATAAGGACTCACTGGGAGAAAGACATCGAGAAAAACAGAGCTGAAACAGGTCCCCTTCTGCAAACAAAA TCAGCTGCACTGCCAGCTGCACAAGGTGAAGAGGAGGGACTGGCAGAATATATAAAAGAAGAGTTTCATGATACCACTTGCAAAATCCAGAGCTTGCAGGCAGAGACAGAATCATTAAGGACATTG AAAAGAGGCTTGGAAAATGCTTTGCATGATGCTAAGCATTGGCACGATATTGAACTACAAAACTTAGGCTCAGTGATTACCAAGCTGGAAGCAGAGTTAGAGGAGATCAAAATGGAAAATGAGCATcaggagagagacagagagcagCTGATGGCCAGCAAGATGCACCTTGAAAAGGATATAGCAGCCTACCATGCTATTCTGGATGGAGAAGAAAACAG ATGA
- the cdv3.L gene encoding protein CDV3 homolog B — MAEPEERSLDDFFAKRDKKKKKDKGGSGSAAGSRGPARPSDGATSSSLSSYVSAAGKGVKKEKSGKSENPDQLQEKEEDEWKEFEQKEVDYSGLRLQSLQISNEKEDDENENKEEQGADWEESGGFGSDKSSGPWNKTAQAQAPISAVEEAPEPVHTGGVYRPPGARASVTTRKPQGPPEIYSDTQFPSLQATAKHTESRREKEMEKTFEIVKHKNRASNEAAKNPALRLQLDNQYAVLGEQ; from the exons ATGGCTGAACCAGAAGAAAGGAGTCTGGACGACTTTTTCGcgaagagagacaaaaagaagaagaaagataaAGGAGGGTCTGGCAGTGCGGCGGGAAGTCGTGGGCCAGCAAGGCCGTCTGACGGGGCAACTTCATCCTCTTTATCTTCCTATGTGTCCGCAGCAGGGAAAGGCGTAAAGAAGGAAAAGTCTGGCAAGAGCGAGAACCCGGATCAACTACAAGAAAAA gaAGAAGACGAATGGAAAGAATTTGAGCAGAAAGAAGTTGATTACTCTGGCCTTAGGCTTCAGTCTTTACAAATAAG CAATGAAAAAGAAGatgatgaaaatgaaaataaggaaGAACAAGGAGCGGACTGGGAAGAAAGTGGAGGTTTTGGCTCTGACAAGTCATCTGGTCCTTGGAATAAAACGGCTCAGGCCCAGGCTCCCATAAGTGCTG TTGAAGAAGCGCCAGAGCCTGTCCATACTGGTGGTGTATATCGACCTCCTGGGGCCAGAGCCTCTGTGACAACACGAAAACCACAGGGTCCACCCGAAATTTATAGTGATACACAGTTTCCATCGCTTCAAGCCACTGCCAAACACACAGAGTCCCGCAG GGAAAAAGAAATGGAGAAGACTTTTGAAATAGTAAAGCATAAAAATCGCGCAAGTAACGAAGCAGCCAAGAACCCAGCCCTCCGACTCCAGTTAGACAACCAGTATGCGGTTTTAGGCGAAcaataa